AGCGTGGCCAAGAGTCTTCTCGTGGACTTGTAACTGCAGTGCTCGGACCACATTACACCGAGAATTCTGAGTTCCGCCTGGTTCGGTTCCCGTCCCAGGGTTTCGACGATCACACCGTACTCGGCGTTGCTGAGTCCGACTGACCTATGGTCGAGTTCCATATTTCCAACCTCCCTTGATCCGTTCGTAGATCACTCGCGACCGAGGCTGTCGTCCCTGTGGAGGATGACCTTTCGCGGGCCTTTCGAGCAGGTTCGCGCCTAGCCAGGTCGTCACCCTTACGATTCTTCTCTTGCCGGATTTCTTCGGTAGCATGGAAGAAATTCTCCCCGTGGATGAATTCCCTGGCGCGGGAACGTCGAGCCTAATCCTGCTTTCCATTGAGTGCCCTTCCGGTCCTGCAAATACTTACATTATTCGTATTTATTGTATAAATGTCAATGATTTTCTGGAAGTATGTGAAAGGATGGGTGGAGCGTAGGGTCTATTAGTGTAAAAAATAACATTCCGTGTTAGAATACCAGGCATGTTTGGGAAGATGCTTGGTAATGCCCTCAGGATCCAGGGGTTTCATCGCTGACCCCATTTGGAGGGAACTAAAACTTGTGAGGAGGAATTGCCCTAATGGAAGGTTTCAAGACTCCTGTTGAACTAGCCAAGTCCGCGTGCCTCGCAGCAAAGGCCAAGGTGGCCTGGAGTATCCCCCAGATGCTCCTTCTGGGAATCATGGCCGGCGCCTACATTGCTTTCGGGGGATGGCTGATGACGGTTGTGACCCATGACCTTGCCGCCAATATGGGCCTTGGTTTTTCGAAGTTCCTCGGCGGGGCGATTTTCAGCGTCGGCCTGATGCTCGTGGTCATCGCGGGAGCCGAGCTCTTCACGGGGAACTGCATGATGCCCCTCGGCGTGATGGCTGGCTGCATTCCCATGAGTGGAGTAGCCAGGAACTGGTTTTGGGTCTACGTGGCCAACCTGCTCGGAAGTGTTATCGTGGCATTCCTGATCTTTTATTCCGGCCTCTGGAAGGGTCCGATCGGCGTCAATGCCCTCAAGATAGCCGCCGGCAAGATGAGCCTTCCCATTTGCGAGGCCCTTTTTCGTGGCATCCTTTGTAATTGGCTCGTGGTGCTAGCCGTGTGGATGAGCATGGCGGCCACCGACATAATAGGAAAAATCTGGGCCATATTCTTTCCCATCATGGCCTTTGTAGCCTCCGGTTATGAACACTCCATCGCTAACATGTACTTCATGGCCTTGGGGATCCTCCTCAAGGGCGATCCTTCGACCGTAAGCGGCACAGGCCTCTCCCGGGAAGTCCTGTCGCAGGTTTCCCTGGGTGGTTACCTCCATAACCTGGTCCCCGTCACCATTGGTAACATGATCGGTGGAATTCTTTTCGTCGCCATATTTTACTACCTGGTCTTCAGGACAAATCTTGAGGATATTGGGTAAGGGCATTAAAAGCCGAAATAGGTCGAATAATCCTTGTACCTACGGCGGCAGCGGTGTGATCGACGTTGCCGCCATTATTCTTGCCGGTGGTTGCGGCAAAAGGGCCGGTGGGGCCAAGGTTTTTCTCTCCATCGAAGGCCGTTGCCTCATCCTGGAGGTCCTCGAAAGAGCCCTGAACCTTTTCAGCCAGGTCATCATAGCTTGCCGAAGGGAGGATGTTGGCCTGTTGGGCAGGATGATCGAGTCGCTACCCGAAAAAGGCCGGATCAGAATAGTATCCGATAGAGTAGAGGGCCTGGGCCCCCTTGAAGGAATGGCCGTAGGCCTGAAGGCTTCCGAAAAGGAATGGACTTTCGTGATGGGGTGCGATATGCCCCTTGTCAATGGCGCGGTGGTAAAGCTAATGTGGTCGAAGAGAGAAGGCGACAGGGACGCTGTCATCGCGAGGATAGGAGGCTTCCTCGAGCCTCTTCATGCCTTTTATCACAGGAGGTGCGTCAACGCCGTGGAAAGGGCCATTTCAATGTCCAGGCACAAGATCACCTCCTTCTTTTCGGATATTTCCCCCCTTGTCATCGAGGAGAAGGATATTTCCCACATCCCCGGCTACCGGCGCTCCTTCTTGAACA
The sequence above is drawn from the Thermovirga sp. genome and encodes:
- a CDS encoding formate/nitrite transporter family protein, whose product is MEGFKTPVELAKSACLAAKAKVAWSIPQMLLLGIMAGAYIAFGGWLMTVVTHDLAANMGLGFSKFLGGAIFSVGLMLVVIAGAELFTGNCMMPLGVMAGCIPMSGVARNWFWVYVANLLGSVIVAFLIFYSGLWKGPIGVNALKIAAGKMSLPICEALFRGILCNWLVVLAVWMSMAATDIIGKIWAIFFPIMAFVASGYEHSIANMYFMALGILLKGDPSTVSGTGLSREVLSQVSLGGYLHNLVPVTIGNMIGGILFVAIFYYLVFRTNLEDIG
- a CDS encoding molybdenum cofactor guanylyltransferase; the protein is MIDVAAIILAGGCGKRAGGAKVFLSIEGRCLILEVLERALNLFSQVIIACRREDVGLLGRMIESLPEKGRIRIVSDRVEGLGPLEGMAVGLKASEKEWTFVMGCDMPLVNGAVVKLMWSKREGDRDAVIARIGGFLEPLHAFYHRRCVNAVERAISMSRHKITSFFSDISPLVIEEKDISHIPGYRRSFLNINTPGDIRSWLDDPHFRP